The following proteins are encoded in a genomic region of Syngnathus acus chromosome 22, fSynAcu1.2, whole genome shotgun sequence:
- the wdr32 gene encoding DDB1- and CUL4-associated factor 10, protein MSSEDPDDPRDRPDSRSSSSTTTSSSSSGGGGSDKEPHMDGSDHDGDLARSCPPSPPATSETLEDRQESAAAPQSAGGDGSGGSGCDTSRAPSLFSWLQNRSIRRGVFVDPVRDNFRTMTSLYSSMNPAADSVNLSTKTHGAVFNLEYSPDGSVLTVACEQTEVLLFDPVSSRHIKTLTEAHEDCVNNIRFLDNRLFATCSDDTTIALWDLRKLNSKVCSLHGHASWVKNIEYDTNTRLLVTSGFDGNVITWDTNRFTEDGCPHKKFFHTRYLMRMRLTPDCSKMLISTSSGYLLILHDLDLTQSLEVGSYRMLRARRTPLTSDGGALASRSAGPRHGNDSGKLHPHREGLSPRNSLEVLTPEIPGERDRGSCITSLQLHPKGWAALIRCSSNMDDREWTCVYEFQEGAPTRPPASPRCSLRLTHFIEEANVGRGYIKELCFSPDGRLICSPYGYGVRLLAFDDSCGELADCVPVQTACLREVRSIYSHSDVVLTTKFSPTHCQLASGCLSGRVALYQPKF, encoded by the exons ATGAGCTCAGAGGACCCCGACGACCCGCGGGACAGGCCCgacagcaggagcagcagcagcacgaccaccagcagcagcagtagcggCGGCGGGGGATCCGACAAAGAACCCCACATGGACGGCTCGGACCACGATGGAGACCTCGCTCGTAGCTGCCCTCCTTCCCCGCCGGCAACCAGCGAGACTTTGGAAGATCGTCAAGAATCAGCCGCCGCGCCTCAATCGGCAGGCGGCGACGGCAGTGGGGGTTCGGGCTGCGACACTAGCCGGGCTCCGAGTCTGTTCTCGTGGCTTCAGAACAGGTCCATCAGGCGCGGCGTATTTGTGGACCCGGTGCGAGACAATTTCAGGACCATGACTAGCTTGTACAGCTCCATGAACCCGGCCGCCGACTCAGTCAACCTGAGCACCAAGACGCACGGTGCCGTGTTCAACCTGGAATACTCTCCAGACGG GTCTGTGCTGACGGTGGCCTGCGAGCAGACCGAGGTCCTCCTCTTTGATCCTGTCTCGTCCCGACACATCAAAACCTTGACGGAGGCCCATGAGGATTGTGTCAACAACATAAG GTTCCTGGACAACCGTCTGTTCGCCACGTGCTCGGATGACACCACCATCGCGCTGTGGGACCTGCGCAAGCTCAACTCCAAGGTGTGCTCGCTGCATGGCCATGCCAGCTGGGTGAAGAACATCGAGTACGACACCAACACGCGCCTGCTGGTCACCTCCGGCTTCGACGGCAACGTCATCACGTGGGACACCAACAG ATTCACGGAGGACGGCTGCCCGCACAAGAAGTTCTTCCACACACGCTACCTGATGAGGATGCGCCTGACACCCGACTGCTCCAAGATGCTCATCTCCACGTCGTCGGGCTACCTGCTCATCCTGCACGACTTGGACCTCACGCAGTCGCTGGAGGTGGGCAGCTACCGCATGCTGCGGGCCAGGCGGACGCCGCTCACTTCAG ACGGAGGCGCGCTGGCATCCCGCTCGGCCGGACCGCGCCACGGAAACGACTCCGGCAAGTTGCACCCGCATAGAGAAG GCCTTTCTCCCCGGAACAGCCTGGAGGTTCTGACCCCGGAGATCCCGGGCGAGCGGGATCGAGGGAGCTGCATCACGTCCCTGCAGCTCCACCCCAAAGGCTGGGCCGCACTCATACGCTGCTCCAGCAACATGGACGATCGCGAG TGGACGTGCGTGTACGAGTTCCAGGAGGGCGCGCCCACCCGCCCGCCAGCGTCCCCACGCTGCTCCCTGCGCCTGACTCACTTCATCGAGGAGGCCAACGTGGGGCGGGGCTACATCAAGGAGCTTTGTTTCAGCCCGGACGGACGCCTCATCTGCTCGCCGTACGGCTACGGAGTGCGTCTGCTTGCCTTTGACGACAGCTGCGGCGAGCTAGCCGACTGCGTGCCGGTGCAGACGGCTTGCCTGCGCGAGGTGCGCTCCATCTACTCTCACAGCGACGTGGTGCTCACCACCAAGTTCTCGCCCACACACTGCCAGCTGGCCTCGGGCTGCCTGAGCGGCCGGGTGGCGCTCTACCAGCCCAAGTTCTAG
- the cpxm1a gene encoding probable carboxypeptidase X1: MQHTKRRMEKSALIFIVLLAGTFWASADFDNTTETAASETNTTNTFSPTATLELKSTASWAPTPSHPSRIPKKEEANQKDKLEMGCPPLGLESLRVDDTQIQASSFQRFGLGPHRGRLNIQSGIDDGDLYDGAWCADYRDQHQWLEVDALHLTRFTGVILQGRNSIWREDWVTSYKVQLSNDSITWKSSMNATQEAVFEGNMDSETPVLALFPVPMVARYIRINPQSWYPDGDVCLRAEILGCRVHEPQDGFSQEGGTKDNLDFRHHNYQEMRKLMKSVAEECPDITRIYTIGKSYMGLKLYVMEISDNPGKHELGEPEFRYVANMHGNEVLGRELVLNLMQYLCREYKRGNQRVVRLVTDTRIHLFPSMNPDGYEMAYKKGSELAGWGEGRYTYEWIDLNHNFPDLNTILWDAQYMSRDPSKVPNHYIPIPEYYTKEDALVAPETRAVISWMQDIPFVLGANLHGGELVVTYPYDGTENWAPQAHTPTPDNSFFRWVATVYASTNRAMANPERRLCHNEDFQVYNNIINGGAWHHVAGSMNDFSYLHTNCFEVTVELSCDKFPHASELPVEWENNKESLLLFMEQVHRGLKGVVRDKESKKGIEDAVIKVEDHGHDIRTAADGDYWRLLNPGDYKVVAWAEGYFPAVRHCHVGMEPRATICDFNLTQTPVERLKEIRAKGGKIPQDLQLRLRALRLRKLRASTKAINQRREGQRMQREQAARKARSSSLTL; the protein is encoded by the exons ATGCAGCACACAAAGAGAAGGATGGAAAAGTCAGCCTTGATCTTCATCGTCCTCCTAGCGGGAACGTTTTGGGCGAGCGCAGACTTCGACAACACGACCGAGACCGCTGCCTCCGAGACAAACACCACCAACACCTTCAGCCCGACGGCAACCCTAGAGTTGAAGTCAACGGCGAGCTGGGCACCAACGCCGTCGCATCCCAGCAGAATTCCAAAGAAGGAAGAAGCTAATCAAAAGGACAAACTTGAAATGG GCTGTCCTCCCCTGGGTCTGGAGTCCCTCAGGGTGGACGACACCCAAATCCAGGCGTCCTCCTTCCAGAGATTTGGTCTTGGTCCTCACAGGGGGAGGCTAAACATCCAG TCAGGCATTGATGACGGTGACCTGTACGACGGCGCTTGGTGTGCTGACTACCGGGATCAGCACCAGTGGCTGGAGGTGGACGCCCTGCACCTAACCCGCTTTACCGGAGTCATCCTGCAGGGACGCAACTCTATCTGGAG AGAAGATTGGGTCACGAGCTACAAAGTGCAGCTAAGCAACGACTCCATCACCTGGAAAAGTAGCATGAACGCAACGCAAGAAGCG GTTTTTGAAGGCAACATGGACAGCGAGACTCCGGTGCTGGCCTTGTTTCCCGTCCCGATGGTTGCGCGGTACATCCGCATCAACCCGCAGAGTTGGTACCCCGACGGAGACGTCTGCCTTCGAGCCGAGATACTTGGGTGTCGGGTTCACG AGCCGCAGGATGGCTTTTCACAAGAGGGCGGAACAAAGGACAATCTAGATTTCCGCCACCACAACTACCAGGAGATGAGAAAG CTGATGAAGTCGGTGGCGGAAGAGTGTCCCGACATCACGCGGATTTACACCATTGGGAAAAGCTACATGGGCCTCAAGCTCTATGTCATGGAGATCTCAGATAACCCCGGGAAGCACGAACTCG GCGAGCCGGAGTTCCGCTACGTGGCCAACATGCACGGAAATGAAGTCCTGGGTCGTGAGTTGGTCCTCAACCTGATGCAGTATCTGTGCCGCGAGTACAAGCGAGGCAACCAGCGCGTGGTCCGGCTTGTTACCGACACCCGCATTCACCTCTTTCCCTCCATGAACCCGGACGGCTACGAAATGGCTTACAAGAAG GGCTCCGAGCTGGCCGGCTGGGGCGAGGGACGCTACACCTATGAATGGATCGACCTGAATCACAACTTTCCGGATCTGAACACCATCCTGTGGGATGCTCAGTATATGTCCAGGGACCCGTCCAAAGTGCCCAACCACTACATTCCCATTCCGGAATACTACACTAAAGAAGATGCCTTG GTGGCCCCGGAAACCCGCGCCGTGATCAGCTGGATGCAGGACATCCCATTTGTGCTGGGCGCCAACCTGCACGGGGGCGAGCTGGTGGTGACGTACCCGTACGACGGCACCGAGAACTGGGCCCCGCAGGCACACACGCCCACCCCGGACAACTCCTTCTTCCGCTGGGTGGCCACCGTCTACGCCTCCACCAACCGGGCCATGGCCAACCCAGAGCGCCGCCTGTGCCACAACGAGGACTTCCAGGTCTACAACAACATCATCAACGGCGGAGCCTGGCACCACGTGGCCGGAA GCATGAACGATTTCAGCTACTTGCACACCAATTGCTTTGAGGTGACGGTGGAGCTTTCCTGTGACAAGTTTCCTCACGCCAGCGAGCTTCCCGTCGAGTGGGAGAACAACAAGGAGtcgctcctcctcttcatggAGCAG GTGCATCGTGGCCTGAAAGGTGTGGTGCGGGACAAGGAGAGCAAAAAAGGAATCGAGGACGCCGTGATCAAGGTGGAGGACCACGGACACGACATCCGAACAG CCGCTGACGGAGACTACTGGCGCCTGCTGAACCCGGGCGACTACAAGGTGGTGGCGTGGGCCGAGGGCTACTTCCCGGCCGTGCGGCACTGCCATGTAGGCATGGAGCCCCGTGCCACCATCTGCGACTTCAACCTGACGCAGACGCCTGTGGAGCGCCTCAAGGAGATCCGCGCCAAGGGCGGCAAGATCCCGCAGGACTTGCAGCTGCGCCTGCGGGCCCTGCGCCTGCGCAAGCTGCGCGCGAGCACCAAGGCCATCAACCAACGGCGGGAAGGTCAAAGGATGCAGCGAGAGCAGGCTGCCCGCAAGGCGCGatcctcctccttgactttatGA
- the zmp:0000000662 gene encoding RING finger protein 145: protein MPRLEVFANVALRVPSILVLDLFYKYDIVALMEQLRVKNEHVFSKYRWLICDTFYLGHLLMLVLLLLPLRHIVSVYLHVLAAMLLFVGHQIAKEFILDEIRSDHQGAPYLHAEAFNRFIRSLTSQLLVSALCAFLMKTRKVWLFWTPALPLLARLGGAPANLLPAIHVFAVTLSEVACELFLLLLLYRLTKKALSLKMEVLAFSRLPAAAISLWTEFAVPLLFSVFWVVLFVVHLCSSIMSPAASFAAHQSLLFYLLTSVSECCTTPYSLLGLTFVVSYLALGLLTFCKWFLGSHDDALNNHNVMHRGVTEGVTLLLLALQTGLLATATLQRTFLLSIIFFIVLTSTMQAMLEIAHPLVLALAASQNRSVWKHLRGLSVCLLLLVFPVFMAYEILQFFHMDFWLLILVAGCMLTSLQITGTLFIYSLFMAELFRSEPVDNLDEVIYWVNAVSRSLEFAVALCVVAYAVWESLVGEWSWTGASVIVVHSYCNVWLRARSGWRSFVLRLEAVKKINSLPRATPEQLGRHDDVCAICFMEMTSAVVTSCDHLFHANCLSKWLHVQGTCPMCHQTVPAHPPTHYGREPDTSTPLEPDAGAFLEEDVDSVEEDYFDSAKDDSDEDDFL from the exons aTGCCTCGACTGGAAGTGTTTGCCAATGTGGCCCTGAGGGTGCCCAGCATCCTGGTGCTGGACCTGTTTTATAAGTATGACATCGTGGCTCTAATGGAGCAACTCAGAGTAAAAAACGAACATGTGTTCAGCAAGTACCGATGGCTCATTTGTGACACGTTCTACCTTG GTCACTTGCTGATGCTGGTTTTGCTGCTGCTCCCACTGAGACATATAGTAAGTGTCTACCTGCACGTACTGGCTGCCATGCTGCTCTTTGTGGGACACCAAATCGCAAA GGAATTCATCCTGGATGAGATACGCTCAGACCACCAGGGGGCGCCCTACCTCCACGCTGAAGCCTTCAACAGATTCATTCGGTCATTGACAA gTCAGCTCCTCGTGAGCGCACTGTGTGCTTTCCTAATGAAAACGCGCAAGGTGTGGCTCTTCTGGACCCCCGCTCTCCCCCTGCTGGCCCGCCTGGGCGGCGCCCCCGCAAACCTGCTCCCTGCCATCCACGTCTTTGCCGTCACGCTCAGCGAGGTCGCCTGCGAACTCTTCCTGCTCTTGTTACTCTACCGCCTCACCAAGAAGGCCTTGTCACTCAAGATGGAG GTGTTGGCGTTCTCTCGCCTGCCGGCGGCGGCTATTTCCTTGTGGACTGAGTTTGCCGTGCCACTTCTGTTTAGCGTCTTCTGGGTGGTCCTCTTTGTGGTCCACTTGTGCTCCAGCATCATGTCTCCTGCCGCCTCGTTCGCCGCCCATCAGAGCCTCCTCTTCTACCTGCTCACCAG TGTTTCCGAATGCTGCACCACGCCGTACTCCCTGTTGGGTCTGACTTTCGTGGTGTCCTACTTGGCTCTGGGTCTGCTCACCTTCTGCAAGTGGTTCCTGGGGAGCCACGATGACGCCCTGAACAACCACAACGTCATGCACAG GGGGGTGACGGAGGGCGtgacgctgctgctgctggcccTGCAGACGGGCCTGCTGGCGACGGCCACGCTGCAGCGGACCTTCCTGCTCAGCATCATCTTCTTCATCGTACTCACGTCCACAATGCAGGCCATGCTCGAAATCGCGCACCCGCTCGTCCTCGCTCTGGCCGCCTCGCAAAACAG GAGTGTGTGGAAGCACTTGCGTGGGCTCAGCGTGTGTCTTCTTCTGCTGGTCTTCCCAGTTTTCATGGCATATGAAATTCTGCAATTCTTCCATATGGACTTCTGGCTCCTCATTTTGGTGGCAGGGTGCATGCTCACCTCCCTTCAG ATAACAGGCACGCTGTTCATCTACTCCCTCTTCATGGCGGAGCTGTTCCGCAGCGAGCCTGTGGACAACCTGGACGAGGTCATCTACTGGGTGAACGCGGTGAGCCGCTCGCTGGAGTTCGCTGTGGCGCTGTGCGTGGTGGCGTATGCCGTCTGGGAGTCGCTGGTGGGCGAGTGGAGCTGGACGGGCGCCTCGGTAATTGTCGTCCACTCTTACTGCAACGTGTGGCTGCGGGCGCGCTCGGGCTGGCGCAGCTTTGTGCTTCGCTTGGAGGCCGTCAAGAAGATCAACTCGCTACCCCGGGCCACGCCGGAGCAGCTCGGGCGGCACGACGACGTCTGCGCCATCTGCTTCATG GAGATGACGTCGGCCGTGGTCACGTCGTGCGATCACTTGTTTCATGCCAACTGCTTGAGCAAGTGGCTCCACGTGCAGGGGACGTGCCCCATGTGCCACCAGACGGTCCCGGCCCACCCGCCGACCCACTATGGCAGGGAACCCGATACTT